A single region of the Streptomyces vilmorinianum genome encodes:
- a CDS encoding PhoH family protein — MVTSTKRRLSDRRTYVLDTSVLLADPNAVSRFDEHEVVLPIVVVTELEAKRHHPELGYFARAALRLLDDFRVRYGRLDAPLPIGDLGGTLRVELNHSDPGVLPAGYRLGDNDSRILAVARNLQAEGYDVTVVSKDLPLRIKASSVGLLAEEYRAELAITDNNGWTGMSELALSADQVDILYDQDTLYVPEAAELPVHTGLVLQSERGKALGRITAEGNIRLVRGDREAFGIRGRSAEQRIALDLLLDPDVGIISMGGRAGTGKSALALCAGLEAVLERRQHQKVMVFRPLYAVGGQELGYLPGSEAEKMSPWAQAVFDTLSAVAGREVIEEVLGRGMLEVLPLTHIRGRSLHDAFVIVDEAQSLERNVLLTVLSRIGANSRVVLTHDVAQRDNLRVGRYDGVVAVVEKLKGHPLFAHVTLTRSERSQIAALVTEMLEDVHI; from the coding sequence GTGGTGACCAGCACTAAGCGCCGCTTGTCCGACAGGCGCACCTATGTTCTCGACACCAGCGTCCTGCTGGCCGACCCCAACGCCGTGTCACGCTTCGACGAGCACGAGGTCGTGCTCCCGATCGTCGTGGTCACCGAGTTGGAGGCCAAGCGGCACCACCCCGAGCTCGGCTACTTCGCCCGGGCGGCCCTGCGCCTCCTGGACGACTTCCGGGTCCGGTACGGGCGCCTGGACGCCCCGCTCCCCATCGGGGACCTGGGCGGCACCCTGCGTGTCGAGCTGAACCATTCCGACCCCGGCGTGCTTCCCGCCGGCTACCGGTTGGGGGACAACGACTCACGGATCCTGGCGGTCGCGCGCAACCTCCAGGCCGAGGGGTACGACGTCACGGTCGTCTCCAAGGACCTGCCGCTGCGCATCAAGGCGTCCTCGGTCGGTCTCCTCGCCGAGGAGTACCGCGCCGAACTGGCCATCACGGACAACAACGGCTGGACCGGAATGTCCGAACTGGCACTCTCCGCCGACCAGGTGGACATCCTCTACGACCAGGACACGCTCTACGTCCCGGAGGCCGCCGAGCTTCCGGTGCACACGGGCCTGGTCCTGCAGTCCGAGCGGGGCAAGGCGCTCGGCCGGATCACGGCGGAGGGCAACATCCGGCTGGTGCGCGGCGACCGTGAGGCCTTCGGCATCCGTGGCCGCAGCGCCGAGCAGCGCATCGCGCTCGACCTGCTCCTCGACCCGGACGTCGGCATCATCTCGATGGGCGGCCGGGCCGGCACCGGCAAGTCCGCGCTGGCCCTCTGCGCGGGCCTGGAGGCGGTCCTGGAGCGCCGGCAGCACCAGAAGGTGATGGTGTTCCGTCCGCTGTACGCGGTCGGCGGCCAGGAGCTCGGCTATCTGCCGGGCAGCGAGGCCGAGAAGATGAGCCCCTGGGCGCAGGCGGTCTTCGACACGCTCTCGGCGGTCGCGGGCCGCGAGGTCATCGAGGAGGTGCTCGGCCGCGGCATGCTGGAGGTCCTGCCGCTCACCCACATCCGGGGCCGCTCCCTCCACGACGCCTTCGTCATCGTGGACGAGGCCCAGTCCCTGGAGCGGAACGTCCTGCTGACCGTTCTGTCCCGGATCGGGGCGAATTCCCGTGTGGTGCTGACCCATGACGTCGCGCAGCGCGACAACCTGCGGGTCGGCCGGTACGACGGAGTCGTCGCCGTCGTCGAGAAGCTGAAGGGGCATCCGCTCTTCGCGCACGTCACCCTGACCCGCTCGGAGCGCTCGCAGATCGCCGCGCTCGTGACCGAAATGCTGGAGGACGTGCATATCTGA
- a CDS encoding isoprenyl transferase yields the protein MNLRDLVYGLYARRVEGRLDHAQVPKHIGVILDGNRRWAKASGGTPEQGHKAGADKIQELLGWCAETDVEVVTLWMLSTDNLNRPEEQLVPLLGIIENAVRALAADGRWRVHHVGTLDLLPARTQSVLKEAEQSTHDNTGILVNVAVGYGGRQEIADAVRSLLLEHAEKGTSFEELAEIVDVEHISEHLYTRGQPDPDLVIRTSGEQRLSGFMLWQSAHSEYYFCEVHWPAFRKVDFLRALRDYAARHRRYGT from the coding sequence GTGAACCTGCGCGACCTGGTGTACGGGCTCTACGCACGCCGGGTGGAAGGCCGACTCGATCACGCCCAGGTGCCCAAGCACATCGGCGTCATCCTCGACGGCAACCGGCGCTGGGCCAAGGCCTCCGGAGGCACCCCCGAGCAGGGACACAAGGCCGGCGCGGACAAGATCCAGGAGCTGCTCGGCTGGTGCGCCGAGACCGACGTCGAGGTCGTCACGCTCTGGATGCTCTCCACGGACAACCTGAACCGGCCCGAGGAGCAGCTCGTCCCGCTGCTCGGCATCATCGAGAACGCCGTGCGCGCGCTCGCCGCCGACGGCCGCTGGCGGGTGCACCACGTCGGCACGCTCGACCTGTTGCCGGCCCGCACCCAGTCCGTACTGAAGGAGGCCGAGCAGTCCACCCACGACAACACGGGGATACTCGTGAACGTCGCGGTGGGCTACGGCGGTCGCCAGGAGATCGCGGACGCGGTCCGCTCGCTGCTCCTGGAGCACGCGGAGAAGGGGACGAGCTTCGAGGAGCTCGCGGAGATCGTCGACGTCGAGCACATCTCCGAGCACCTCTACACGCGCGGGCAGCCCGACCCGGACCTGGTGATCCGTACCAGCGGTGAGCAGCGGCTGTCCGGCTTCATGCTCTGGCAGAGCGCCCATTCCGAGTACTACTTCTGCGAAGTGCACTGGCCGGCCTTCCGCAAGGTCGACTTCCTGCGGGCGCTGCGCGACTACGCGGCCCGTCACCGCCGCTACGGAACCTGA
- the mgrA gene encoding L-glyceraldehyde 3-phosphate reductase — protein MTDSPLYRASADRYEHMEYRRTGRSGLKLPAVSLGLWHNFGDDRALDSQRAILRRAFDLGVTHFDLANNYGPPAGSAELNFGKIFAQDFAPYRDELIVSTKAGYLMHPGPYGEWGSRKYLMSSLDASLKRMGLDYVDIFYSHRFDPHTPLEETMGALASAVQQGKALYVGVSSYNSEQTAEAAQILKDMGVPALIHQPSYSMINRWTEEDALLDTLEAAGMGCISFVPLAQGLLTNKYLKGIPEGSRATQGKSLDPKLLSDEVLRRLRGLADIAERRGQSLAQLALSWVLRDERMTSALIGASSVGQLEENVAALAGPPLTGEELKEIDSFAVDTEGTNIWAGRG, from the coding sequence GTGACTGATTCCCCCCTGTACCGCGCCTCCGCGGACCGCTACGAGCACATGGAGTACCGCCGCACGGGCCGCAGCGGGCTCAAGCTCCCCGCCGTCTCCCTCGGTCTCTGGCACAACTTCGGCGACGACCGCGCGCTCGACTCGCAGCGCGCGATCCTGCGCCGCGCCTTCGACCTCGGTGTGACCCACTTCGATCTGGCGAACAACTACGGGCCGCCGGCCGGCTCCGCCGAGCTGAACTTCGGCAAGATCTTCGCCCAGGACTTCGCGCCGTACCGGGACGAGCTGATCGTCTCGACCAAGGCCGGCTATCTGATGCACCCGGGCCCGTACGGCGAGTGGGGCTCCCGCAAGTACCTGATGTCCTCGCTCGACGCCTCGCTGAAGCGGATGGGCCTCGACTACGTCGACATCTTCTACTCGCACCGCTTCGACCCGCACACCCCGCTGGAGGAGACGATGGGGGCGCTCGCCTCCGCCGTCCAGCAGGGCAAGGCGCTGTATGTCGGCGTCTCCTCGTACAACAGCGAGCAGACCGCCGAGGCCGCGCAGATCCTCAAGGACATGGGCGTCCCGGCCCTCATTCACCAGCCGTCGTACTCGATGATCAACCGCTGGACGGAGGAGGACGCGCTCCTGGACACGCTGGAGGCGGCCGGCATGGGCTGCATCTCCTTCGTGCCGCTGGCCCAGGGCCTGCTCACCAACAAGTATCTGAAGGGCATCCCGGAGGGGTCGCGGGCCACGCAGGGCAAGTCCCTCGACCCGAAGCTGCTCTCCGACGAGGTGCTGCGGCGGCTGCGCGGTCTCGCCGACATCGCCGAGCGCCGCGGGCAGTCGCTGGCGCAGCTCGCGCTGTCGTGGGTGCTGCGCGACGAGCGGATGACGTCCGCGCTGATCGGCGCGTCCAGCGTCGGGCAGCTGGAGGAGAACGTGGCCGCGCTGGCCGGGCCGCCGCTGACGGGAGAGGAGCTGAAGGAGATCGACTCCTTCGCGGTGGACACCGAGGGCACCAACATCTGGGCCGGACGAGGCTGA